Part of the Nitrososphaerales archaeon genome is shown below.
TCACTACAGGTAGGTTTAAAGATTGAGCCACTTCATGATCCGTATCTAGTACGTTAAGTACACCTACACTAACATCGTAACCTATATCGACCAATAACTTCATCAACGATGCCCCACTACCACCACCACATATCAGATGGACCCTCACACCCTTCGATCTTTCAGATCTGGGCTTTAGAGTAGTAATAGGTATAACGTACAGAGAATTGGTGATATGATGCTTCTTTATAACCACATCCACTTGAAAGACCTTCTTTAGATTTTCACTCGTCAGGACGGTTTCAACGGGCCCTATAGAAACGATCCTTCCCTTATCCAATAAAATGAGCGAATCACAGTATTTAGCGGCAAGATTGAAATCGTGTAATACAGCCAATACGATAAGACCATCCTCCTTACAGAGCTTCCTCAAAAGCTCCATAATTTCTATCTGATAATTTATATCTAAGTGGAGGGTCGGCTCATCAAGAAGCATAACCGATGGCTCCTGCGCAAGTGCTCTAGCAATGATGACACGTTGCCTCTCCCCTCCACTGAGCTCATCGATAGAACGTTCAGCCAGATGGAGGGTATTCGTCAATCTCATAGCCCTTTCTACAACCTGAAAATCCTTCGAACGCTCACCCTCGAATCTCTTAATGTATGGATTCCTCCCCATCAAAACGACTTCTGCTACTGTAAAGTTGAAGGGCGTCGATGTGATTTGAGGGACGACCGCCATCCTCTGGGCAACCTCAAACCTCTTTAGATTGTGAATATTCCAATCGTCGAGGAGGACTGTACCGACATTCGGCCTCAATACTCCACTTATAGTCCTCAGGAGTGTCGTCTTGCCCGATCCATTGGGCCCTATTACACCTACAAACTCTCTCTCATTTACTGAAAAGCTTACACCATCGAGCGCCTTAATAGAACCATAATAACATTCAACACCTTCAATTAGTAACTTCACCATTCTCCCACCTAATCGAAGAACCTGTATCTGCCTCGAGTTTTACGTAGTAGGTAGATGAAGAATGGGGTACCCGAAAAGGCCGTAATTATGCCGACTGGTAATTCGATCGGTGGAAGGATGATTCGAGCTATTGTGTCACAGATGACCAAAAAGGATGCACCAGCGATGAGTGATGAAGGTAAGAGGATACGATGGTCTGGGCCTACCAAGATTCTCATCATATGTGGGATTATCAGACCGACGAAGCCCACAAGACCACTGACCGAGACGGCTGCAGCGGTAAGTAATGAACCGAAGATTATGAGGTTCCTTTTGGTCTTTTCGACATCTACACCCAAGTAGGCAGCTTCCTCTTCACTCAATTGAAGAATATTTAGATCACGTGAAAAGATGTAGACGACCGTGAAGCCGAGCGATAAAAAAGGTGCTATTATCTGTACATCCCTCCATTCCGCATATGAGAATCCGCCCATGAGCCAGAAGACGAGTGCATGAAGCTTCTCACCAGCGATTATATGAAGAAATGAAACTATAGCGGATAGAAAGATCCCCATCGCTATACCCGAAAGTAGCAGTGTGGTGATCGGTATCCTTGAACCGACTCGTGATATATTATAAACTATAAAGAGCGATATCGTAGCCGTTATAAATGAAAAGATGGTAATCGCTAGAGAGCCGAAGAATGTGTAGCCGAGACCGAGTATTATCACAGATGATGCACCGAGGGCCGCTCCCGAAGAGACACCGATCACGTACGGATCTGCCATAGGATTTTTAAAGATGCCTTGAAAGACCACACCAGCGACCGCGAGTGAGCCCCCAACGAGTGATGCGAGTAAGACCCTTGGCAGCCTTATCTGAAAGATGATCGCCTCATAAATCTTATCCACATCGAGCAATTCTGTAGGTATGCCTACCACCATCTGCATTCTTTTAAAGACTATTTCTAAGATGTGAGTAGAAGGTATGTAGGTGGAACCTATAGCTAAAGATACGATGATAGTAAAGAAATTGATGATTAAGAGGCTCAGGATGATGAGTGGCCACCTTGCCCTCCTCCCCATATAAATATCCATTAGCCTTCTGTCTTCGGGCATTCATAATACCTCAAAACAATCCTGGATGAATGATCTTTGCCAACAATTCTAAACCTTCCACGATTCGAGGGCCGGGCCTTACTACCAGATCTTCATCGATCTCGTAAATTTTACCATCCTTTACAGCACTTATTACACTCCAACCAGGCCTCTTCATAATCTCATCCTTCGCCACACCACCCATGTATCCGATCTTAATGATGATGAATTCGGGGTTTCTTGCGATTACCGATTCTGCACTCACTACAGGGTATGGTAGATGTGAGTCGGAGAAGATATTCTGACCCCCAGCCATCTCTATAAGTTGGCTTATGAAGGTACCTGGCCCGATACTCATCAATGGATCGTGCCAAACTTCGTAGTAAACCCTTGGCCTGTAAGGAATATTCTGGGTCTTCTTCACCACATTATCGATGCGCTGCTTCATACTTTCTACCAAATTCTTAGCTTCAACATCCTTACCAGTCACCTTCCCGATGAGCAAGATATTATTTAAGATATCTTGAATGCTCTTCGGATCTAAGAATACGACCTTCACACCCTTCTCTTCCAACGACTCGACGAACTTCAATTGAATCGTATGAATCGCAAAGACCACATCGGGCATCGATGCAACGATCTTCTCGATACTCGGGTTCGCAAAACCTCCTATGATCATTATCCTTCCTTCGTTCACCAAGCCCTTCACCCTCGCTGGGTAATCGCAGTAATTTGTTACACCGACGACTCTATCATCTAGATTTAATGCGAATAAGATCTCGGTTATAGATGGGGCCATAGAAATGATTCTTTTGGGAGGGTAATTGGTTATGATCACTTCCTTTCCACGATCGTCCGTGATCGTTATTGTAGTCCTATACATGTTAATCGAGACGGGAGCAACACTGATTATGGTGATTACGCTGATGATGGCAATGATGATAGGTATAGTTACGATGATGGGCTTTCTTCTCATTCGAGCACCTTCTCCAAAATCCTTATTTAATGGATAACTTATCTGATATATAAGTTTAGGGATTTGTAAATGCTACTTTTAGCAAAGTCGTTAAGATTAAAGACCAGATCGTAATGGTGAAACTCTTTGAAAGAAACTAAGACGAACATCTATCAAATTGCCCATCGATGGAATAGTTATTCGCGTTACATCCTCCTCAAGGCTCATAAAATCGCTCTTTACACATCAAAGCCATCGATTCAAGATCATCACAGCACTTCATCGAGCGATGATTCAAAAGAAGTCTTTTGTAAGTATGGTAAGATTGAGTACATTCATTTCGGATTCGGGTGGTACATTCGATGAAGGATCTGATGGAATTTGCAAGGCCGGAGGTGAGGTCTTTAAAGCCATGCATACATGGAGGGGAGGTTTGGGAGTTCTTAAAGGATGGGCAGAATCGATCTAAGATCATAGACTTCAGCGCCAATGTAAACCCCTTGGGACCTTCACCACTCGCGTTGAATGTGATAAAGGAGAATCTTTGGAGGATACCCTACTATCCAGACCCCAACGCTACTCAACTCAAAATGGCACTCTCTAAATACATCGGTAATATCGAGCCGAAGAATATCGTATTGGGCAACGGCTCTACGGAGTTGATCTACCTCTTTACAGATGTCTTTTTAGAAAGAGGTGATGAGGTCTTAATCCCTCAACCCACATTCGGCGAGTATGAAAGGGCATCGGTAAAGTCTGGAGGTAGGGTAAGATTCGTCGAAGCTGGTAGGGATCTAAGGATCGATGTTGAAAAGGTCTTAAACGAAATAAATTCTAGGACGAAGATCATCTTTTTATGCAATCCTAACAATCCGACCGGTAGAATTCTAAGTCGAAGAGAGCTAGAGAAGGTTGTAGATGAGGCTTATAGGAGGGGCGTTTTAGTATTCCTCGATGAAGATTTCATCGAATTTGTTCCAGATCACGAATCTTATACTTTGGCAGCCATGGTGAATGAGTTTACTAACCTCTTTATTATAAGATCCTTTACGAAGAGCTTCGCATTGACGGGTTTGAGGATAGGGTACGGTATCGCGTGTGAAGAGATGATCGAATTGATCTCCAACGGCAAGATCCCATGGAATATTAATACCTTGGCCGAACTCGCTGCCTTAGCCTCCCTTTCCGATACTCAATACTTAAAGAAGACATACGAATTGATAAAACGTGAGAGATCTTATCTCTATAGAGAGTTAAGGAGGATCGGTGGTTTAAGGCCTTATCCTACAGATGCGAACTTCATACTGATCGATACGAGGGGATCCGGTTTGGCTGGTAACGAGTTGAAGGAGAAGCTTCTTAATTACAATGTATTGATACGTGATTGCCGATCCTTTAGAGGATTGGATGAGTATTACATACGTGTATCGGTAAGGACGAGGGATGAGAATAGGATTTTGATCGAATCTTTAAAGAGGTGCCTGAATGAATAGCTGTAAAGCGTTGATGGTCCAAGGTACATCTTCATACTGTGGTAAGAGCTTAATAGTCGCTGCACTCTGTAGAATCTTCTTTAACCTCGGCTATAGAGTGGCACCATTCAAAGCACAGAATATGTCATTAAATTCGTTCGTTACGAAGGATGGTAGAGAGATAGCACGTGCCCAAGCGTTGCAGGCTTTGGCAGCGGGTATAGAGCCTTCATGTGATATGAACCCGATCCTCCTCAAGCCCAAGAGAGATGATGTATGCCAGATCGTACTGCATGGGAGGCCTTACAGGGATGTGAAGGCTAGCGAATATTATAGATTCGCTTTGAATGAAGGTATCGAAAGTATCAAGGTGTCATTGAAAAGGTTGATGTCGAATTACGAACTCATCATCATCGAAGGGGCTGGAAGCCCAGCTGAAATCAACCTCTACCATTGTGATATAGCGAATATGAGGGTTGCGGAGTTAGCCAATGCACAGGTCTTACTGGTTGGGGATATAGATCGTGGAGGTGTATTTGCGAGTATCGTGGGGACTCTACAACTTCTCAAACCGGAGCATAGGGCATTGGTCAAAGGGCTGATCATCAACAAGTTCAGAGGGGATCGAAGTATCCTAGAACCGGGTTTAAAGGAGTTGGAGGAAATAACCGGGAAGCGAATCCTCGGTGTTATACCGTACATTCGAGATCTGCACCTACCGAGTGAGGATTCGGTTTCGCTCGAAGAATCTAGCACATATGCATCGAATATCGTAGATATCGCTGTGATTCGACTCCCTCATATCTCTAACTTTACCGATTTTGAACCGTTCAAATCGATACCAGGAGTGAGGCTTCGATACGTGAGTTCGATCGATGAACTAGATACGAAAGGTACGCCAGATATCGTAATCCTCCCGGGCACGAAGAATACGATCCGTGACCTACTCTGGCTTCGAAGCTCAGGATTGGCCGATGTAATACTAAATTTGGCGAACCAGAACGTACCGATTGTGGGGATCTGTGGTGGTTATCAGATGCTCGGGAAGTCGATCATCGATAAAGAAGGTATCGAAGAGATGAAGGGAGAATTTGAAGGCCTCGGCTTACTGAATATTATCACACACTTCGATAGGTACGATAAGATTACTAAGCGGGTCTTTGCCGAGGTCATTGGTGAAGATTCGATATTCACCAGTATCAAAGGAGAGAAAATTAATGGGTATGAAATTCACATGGGATTAACGGTCCCCCTTGATGGTGTTAAGCGATTATTCAAGGTATTGAAGAGGGGTGAAGATGTGGTGAACGAGTTCGATGGGGCCGTAAGTGAGAATGGTATTATAATCGGGACTTACTTGCACGGTATATTCGATAACCCGATGGTCAGAGAGGCCTTGATAAAGTTCTTGATCGAGAGAAAGTTTACTCGAACCACTCGAGTTAAGCAAAAGAGTATGGTGGAGGTTTGGGATGAAAGTTTAGAGAGGTTGGCAAGGATCGTAAAAGAGAGTTTGAAGAT
Proteins encoded:
- a CDS encoding cobyric acid synthase, coding for MNSCKALMVQGTSSYCGKSLIVAALCRIFFNLGYRVAPFKAQNMSLNSFVTKDGREIARAQALQALAAGIEPSCDMNPILLKPKRDDVCQIVLHGRPYRDVKASEYYRFALNEGIESIKVSLKRLMSNYELIIIEGAGSPAEINLYHCDIANMRVAELANAQVLLVGDIDRGGVFASIVGTLQLLKPEHRALVKGLIINKFRGDRSILEPGLKELEEITGKRILGVIPYIRDLHLPSEDSVSLEESSTYASNIVDIAVIRLPHISNFTDFEPFKSIPGVRLRYVSSIDELDTKGTPDIVILPGTKNTIRDLLWLRSSGLADVILNLANQNVPIVGICGGYQMLGKSIIDKEGIEEMKGEFEGLGLLNIITHFDRYDKITKRVFAEVIGEDSIFTSIKGEKINGYEIHMGLTVPLDGVKRLFKVLKRGEDVVNEFDGAVSENGIIIGTYLHGIFDNPMVREALIKFLIERKFTRTTRVKQKSMVEVWDESLERLARIVKESLKMGEIYRLIQ
- a CDS encoding iron chelate uptake ABC transporter family permease subunit, coding for MPEDRRLMDIYMGRRARWPLIILSLLIINFFTIIVSLAIGSTYIPSTHILEIVFKRMQMVVGIPTELLDVDKIYEAIIFQIRLPRVLLASLVGGSLAVAGVVFQGIFKNPMADPYVIGVSSGAALGASSVIILGLGYTFFGSLAITIFSFITATISLFIVYNISRVGSRIPITTLLLSGIAMGIFLSAIVSFLHIIAGEKLHALVFWLMGGFSYAEWRDVQIIAPFLSLGFTVVYIFSRDLNILQLSEEEAAYLGVDVEKTKRNLIIFGSLLTAAAVSVSGLVGFVGLIIPHMMRILVGPDHRILLPSSLIAGASFLVICDTIARIILPPIELPVGIITAFSGTPFFIYLLRKTRGRYRFFD
- a CDS encoding ABC transporter ATP-binding protein, which encodes MVKLLIEGVECYYGSIKALDGVSFSVNEREFVGVIGPNGSGKTTLLRTISGVLRPNVGTVLLDDWNIHNLKRFEVAQRMAVVPQITSTPFNFTVAEVVLMGRNPYIKRFEGERSKDFQVVERAMRLTNTLHLAERSIDELSGGERQRVIIARALAQEPSVMLLDEPTLHLDINYQIEIMELLRKLCKEDGLIVLAVLHDFNLAAKYCDSLILLDKGRIVSIGPVETVLTSENLKKVFQVDVVIKKHHITNSLYVIPITTLKPRSERSKGVRVHLICGGGSGASLMKLLVDIGYDVSVGVLNVLDTDHEVAQSLNLPVV
- a CDS encoding cobalamin-binding protein — encoded protein: MRRKPIIVTIPIIIAIISVITIISVAPVSINMYRTTITITDDRGKEVIITNYPPKRIISMAPSITEILFALNLDDRVVGVTNYCDYPARVKGLVNEGRIMIIGGFANPSIEKIVASMPDVVFAIHTIQLKFVESLEEKGVKVVFLDPKSIQDILNNILLIGKVTGKDVEAKNLVESMKQRIDNVVKKTQNIPYRPRVYYEVWHDPLMSIGPGTFISQLIEMAGGQNIFSDSHLPYPVVSAESVIARNPEFIIIKIGYMGGVAKDEIMKRPGWSVISAVKDGKIYEIDEDLVVRPGPRIVEGLELLAKIIHPGLF
- the cobD gene encoding threonine-phosphate decarboxylase CobD, which gives rise to MKDLMEFARPEVRSLKPCIHGGEVWEFLKDGQNRSKIIDFSANVNPLGPSPLALNVIKENLWRIPYYPDPNATQLKMALSKYIGNIEPKNIVLGNGSTELIYLFTDVFLERGDEVLIPQPTFGEYERASVKSGGRVRFVEAGRDLRIDVEKVLNEINSRTKIIFLCNPNNPTGRILSRRELEKVVDEAYRRGVLVFLDEDFIEFVPDHESYTLAAMVNEFTNLFIIRSFTKSFALTGLRIGYGIACEEMIELISNGKIPWNINTLAELAALASLSDTQYLKKTYELIKRERSYLYRELRRIGGLRPYPTDANFILIDTRGSGLAGNELKEKLLNYNVLIRDCRSFRGLDEYYIRVSVRTRDENRILIESLKRCLNE